The sequence ccacagtTTGGGTTAAAACTCTGactgacatttttttctctttctgacacatagagcGTAAAGGGCTTTGTCAAATCTGGTAGTCCTAAGGCTGAGGCTGACATACGTGTTTTCTCTAACTTGCAAAAGGCTTGCTGTTGCAGAGGTCCCCGTTCAAAAGGCTCCCGATCGCCCCTCTTTGTAACCCCCCGTTTGTGCAGCGGTTTGGCTAGCACCACAAAGTTTGGAATCCATAATCTGCAAAACCCCACAGCTCCTAGAAATTCCCTTACTTGCCTTCTGGTTTTAGGTTCTGGTAAGCTGCAGatgacctgctttctttctgaccCCAGGCTGCGTGCTCCCCTTTCTGAATAATGAATCCCAGGTAGCGTGCCTGCTGTCTGCAGATCTGAGCTTTCTTCTTGGACACCTTATACCCAGAGTCCCTCAGGTGTGGAAGCAGGACATCCGTCCCTTTTGCACACCTGTCTGCCATGGAGTGTCCTAGCAGAAGATCATCCACGTACTGGAGCAAGACGCAGCCTAGGTCTTTAGCAGGAAACTTCTGGAGGTCTCAAGCCAGTACCTCCCTGAAAATGATGGGGGAATTTTTAAACCCCTGGGGAAGCCGAGTCCAAGCGTACTGAGTGGTGACACCTGACCCGGATCTTCCCACTGAAAGGCAGGCAGCTTTTGGCGCTCAGGAGCCAGTCTGATGCTAAAGAAGGCATCCTTCAAGTCCAGACAAGCGAACCTGCTGTCCTCAGCTGGCAGCAATCCTAACGGTGTGGAAGGGTTAGGAACTGTTGGTGCAGAGTCACTGTAGCTTGGTTAGCCGAGCGTAAGTCCTGTACGGGTCGATAGTCCTTGGTCCCTGGCTTGGGAACAGGTAGGAGGGGGTGTTCCATAGAGACGGGCAAGGAActgtaattccttttttttttttgagacggagtctcactctgttacccaggcaggagtgcggtggcgccatctcggctcacagaaagctccgcctcccgggttcaggccattctcctgcctcagcctccggagtagctgggactacaggcgcccgccaccatgcccggctaatttttttgtgtttttagtagagacaaagtttcaccatgttagccaggatggtctcgatctcctgaccttgtgatccgcccacctcagcctcccaaagtgctgggattgcaggcgtgagccagcgtgcccggcCTCCCTTTTTCAATGTAATAAACAAGAATGCAGTAATGTCCTTGTGTTAGTCAGGGCTCTcgagaggaacagaactaatggaatatatatatatatatatatatatatatatatgggagtttattaagtattaactcacacagtCATAAGGGTCctacaataggccatctgcacactgaggagcaaggagagccagtccaagttccaaaactgaataacttggagtctgatgttcgagggcaggaagcatccaacacCGGAGAAAGACGGAGGCTGGGCGGCTAGgtcagtctctcttttcacatttttctgcctgcttatattctagccacgACAGCAGGTGATTAGATTGTGACCATtcagggtgggtctgcctttcccagcccactgactcaaacgtttctttgtttgtttattttattttattttactttaagttctgggatacatgtgcaggacgtgcaggtttgttacataggtaaacgtgtaccatgctggtttgctgcacctatcaacccgtcatctaggttttaaccCCCACACGTATTAGGTATCTGTCCTAATGCTTTCCCCCTCGcttaccccccaccccccaacaggccccagtgtgcgatgttcccctcctcaaatgttaatctcttctggcaacaccctcacaacacccaggatcaatactttgtatccttcaatccaatccaGTTGACACTCATTATGAATCATCACAGTCCTTATAGATATTTTCTGTGCATGCGTTCCATatcatctgtattagtccattttgcattgcaataaaggaatacctgaggctgggtaattcataaagaaaaggccaggtgggtgcctcatgccggtaatcccagcatttcaggaggctgaggcaggaggactgcttgagcccaggagttaggtggagaccagcctgggcaacaaagggagatcctgtctctaggaaaaaaaaaaaaaattaaattatctgggcgtagtggtgcatgcctgtggtcccagctacttgggaggctgaggcaggaggattgcttgagcctgggaggtggaggctgtagtgagccacgattgtgccattgcactccagcctgggcaacaaagtcaATCACTCAATCACACATTCACTGTCCTACAATTATGGAAGCCAGAAGCCCAAAATGATTTCAGTGTTGAAACTGCTGTGTTTGCAGTGCCATGTTTGCAGTGCCACGTTTGCAGagcctctggaggctctagaggagaatccACATCCTCGccttccccagcctctggagGAGCTCTGCAGGAGCCCCATCTtccttcttcaaagccagcatcCTGGCGTCTTGCTTCCGTCTTCACTTGAACTTCTGAATCcgtctccctctgcctccctcttataaggacccttgtgatgacATTTAGGGTCCTCTTGGATGACCCTGTTCTCACACTCCTTCAGTTGATTACATCTGCTAAGTCCTTTTCCTCACATAAGGTAGTATTCACAACCCCAGGGACTGAGGTGTGAATATCTTTTGGGGGCCACTCTTCAGCCCACAATGTTGGTAATTTACTTCCTATCTTAATGCCTATTTCCCCATTCGAGTGTAATCCCTATGAGGGCAAAGATCTTCATCTGTTTAATTATCCACTGTGCCCCCAGCACCTaggacagagcctggcacatagtgaataataaataatgaccaagacaacatggtaaaaccccaggcgcggtggctcacccctgtaatcccagcactttgggaggccaaggcaggaggatcacctgaggtctggagttagagacccgcctgaccaacatggaaaaaacccgtccctactaaaaatacaaaaattagccgggcgtggtggcacatggctgtaatcccagctacttgggaggctgaggcaggagaatcacttgaacccaggaggtggaggttgtggtaagccaagatggtgccactgcactccagcctgggcaacaagagcaaaactccatctcaaaaaaaagaaaaaaaaagtctctacaaaacttttaaaaattagtcaagcgtggtggcccatgcctgtggtcccctCTACaccctgaggctgaggcaggaggatcgcttgagccggggagtttgaggctgcagtgagccattaccGCGCCACTGCACGACAgcttgagcgacagagtgagtccTTGTCtcgataataataacaataaaataataataataataataataggccgggcgcagtggctcaagcctgtaatcccagcactttgggaggccgaggcgggcggatcacgaggtgaggagatcgagaccatcctggctaacatggtgaaaccccgtctctactaaaaatacaaaaaattagccgggcgcggtggcgggcgcctgtagtcccagctactcgggaggctgaggcaggagaatggcgtaaacccgggaggcggagcttgcagtgagctgagatccggccactgcactccagcctgggtgacagagcaagactccgtctcaaaaaaaattaaaaaaaaaaaataaataataataataataataatagtaaagatCCACTTTGTGCACTCCTTGCTTTGGGGAACTTTTCTGAAACAGCGGACAGTGTCTCTATGATAactctcaccaccaccaccacccccgctTTGTTTTCTCAGAGCACTCGATCTGGGGCCCCTTCAACTCGCCCCCCACGCTTTCCGTCTGCAGCACCCCATCCAACTTCACCCAAAGCGCCCTTAAGTAGTTTCTGAGAAGCCGTGCCTGCAAATTCCCAATTGGCCACAAGGTGGAGGTGTGGGCCTATTTTCCCAGTCAAGATTTCCCCAGCCGCCACCCCTGTTTCTAGAGCGGGACTCCTGGAACACCAGGCTCTTTCCAGCTCCCTGCTTCTGCCCTGGCGCTTCCCACCGCCTGGAATGCCGACTTGCTCGCTCTCTGCACCCCACGGGAAAAGGAGCAGAACAGAAGCTTCCTCCCTGACTTTCCTGCCCGAGCTTACTGGGTCCTGAATCTCCCCGTGTCTAGTCGCTTAGCGGTTTGTGATCAGGTCGGCCTCCACCATCAGAGTAGCACACTCTCGAGATGGGGCTCAGGCCTGACTCTCTTCGGGTCCCCAGAATCGCTCAACACAATTCTTCCAGAAGCCTCAGGATGCGATTAGATAAAGGATTGCCTGATTTTTCGACCGGTCGTTTTTTCGAATCAATTGAATACGTACCTGTATCCAATTAGCTCTGGGTAgcaagaggctgaggagggggagTGACGTCACCTCCGCGGATGGAGCAGCACCGCTCCCCGAACCCGGAGGCTCAGAGCTCCCCCGGGGTCTCAGAATccggagggagagaggggaaacaGGAGATGAGATCCGGGGGAATAGTATCCTTGCCCCCTTGAACAGGAACTGGTAAACCCTTACCAattacagtcacacaccacccCCCCTCACTGCCACCTATCGCTGCCGTCGCGACCTGTCACCTCCCACGCATGTTGTGGCTGCGCCCGCCTCCGTCAGGGCGTGACCACGGCGTGGACTACAACGACCGTGACGCTCCACGGCGCCGGGAGCTTTTGACGAAAGGCAGCGTAGGCGAGGGGCTTCATGGGACTCGTATTACAAAACCCCTCACCAGGGTGCGTCCTGGAGGAAACGGGCGATACCCTTCGCCTCCCACTTCCTCAACTCCGTGGGTACAGGCACAacgttttctctttatttatttatttatttatttatttttgagacggagtttcgttgttgcccaggctggagtgcaatggtgcggtctcggctcactgcaaccttggcctcccgagtttaagccattctcctgcctcagcctcccgagtagctgggattacaggcatgcaccaccatgcccggataatttttttgtatttttagtagagacggggtttcaccatgttggccaggttggtctcgaactcctgacctcaggtgatccacccgcttcggcctcccaaagtgttgggattaccggcgtgagatACCACGCCCGGTCACAAAGCTTTCTCTTTAACAAATACGCTATGAAAAGAAGCCACCTAGGCAGCATCGCTCAATGGAAATGTGGATTTTTACTGGGCAGGGGGAACCTCGGCGACCACCCACTGCGCATGCGCTTCACGTGGGCGTCACCCGGGGAACTGCGCCTGCGCGGTCTCGCCCAGTCCCAGGGCCGCTCGGCGAGTGCGAGCGCGCGCTAGGCCCACCCGGGCGCCGCTCTTCGTGTCCCCGCGGTCGAAGACGGCCACATACGTCCCCAAGAAGACGTCACCGAGGATCCAGAAGGGCCCTGCAGGCGGAGGGACATCCAAGGCCTGGAAACCGGACAAGCAGAGGCGGACGCCATTTCGAGTAGTCTGCAAGGCGACAATAAGACAACTGGGTGTCGCGGGCACAGGGACGGCCATTTCCCTGGGAACCCGTGCTCCCCGCTTCCCCACACCCTCGGGCTCTTTGGTGTTCGCcaacaaactgccatcagagggACAAGAAATGTTTCTGCGGCCCCTTCCCATCCTAGTGACGTCTCTCAGCTCTACCCTCTCAAACCGTCGTATGACGTCCCTATGGCGTCATGGTGATGGCCACCTACCTGAATGACGTAATCCTGGGCCGTGAGGTTAAACCAGACCCCCCCAAGAAGGAAGGAGACTGCGGGGAGCTTTGGGATTTCCGAGCACAGGATGATGTactggaggagaagaggaaccAGTGAAGATGAGAGATTCCTGCTTTGCTCAATCCCTTCCGTGGCTCTCCAGTGCGATGGGGTAATTTCCGTATTGAGCACCTGGGTATTCAGCGTCCTGTGTGCAGAGGCCCTGCCGCCTAGACTTCTGCAGTCTCAAGCAAACCTGCATTATCgtctccctccaccccaccaccATCCACAGAGTCACAGCGTAGACACTTGACTATCTGTCACGAAGTCCAGTGCCTCTTGCCCTGGAATGCCCCTTAAATACTTGCTTCCCACTCTCAGGCCCTTTGATGTTCACCGTCAAACTGCCATCAGCCTCCTCAGCCCGTACCCACCAGAGACTGGGACCTCACCTCCCCAGCCAGCAGGGGATATCCCCCAATGGCTGCATGCAGGGCCCGGATCTCCTCAGTGGGTCCTGTGATGAGGGACGTGCCCGTATCCAGGATGGCAGCACAGCCCCGGACACAGAGAGTCAGCCCTGGGCCCACCTTCACACTGAGGGGGAAGTAGGCAGTCATCAGAAGCAGGGTCCCAGGAGTGCAGGCCCCCAGCCTCCAAGCTCCAGAACCAGGAGACCAAGTCCCTCACCGCTCCATGTGGATCTGCCAGTAGGCGGGGACTGTGACTGGCACGAAGGTGAGGGGTGGGATATAGTGTGCCGGGTCTGAGCCCCCCAGGACCAGCTCTCCTCCATCAGGCTCTTCGGGGTCCCTGCAGGGGCAGAGTGTAGAAAGTGTAGATGTCAGTGTCACTGGCCTTCCCTCAGTCCTAGGTATGGCCAGGGGAGGCACTTCCCACCAGATGGGTTGTTTCTGGGGTTCCCACGGGGTAGTGAGATGCAGGAAGGGCCTAGATGTTGGGACTGGAAGCCAAGCAAGAAAAGCATGGCGCTTTAGGCTGTTGGGGACTTCCTGAAGTGAAGAGGAGACTTCATTTGACTGTGGAAGGTAGAGTTTTGGGGGAATTTCCTGAGCTGAATATCATAGTAACCAAGTAGAGCAGTGGCGTCTTGGAATTGGCTCTTGAAGGTGTGACTTGTGCAGGGGTGGGGTGGCTTCCTGGGTAGGAGGAGAGAATTTCTGAATTGCCTGTTGTGATATCTAGAGAGGTGTTAGACTTCCTGAGTTGGCTGAGAGCGATGGGAACGGGGATGGAGACTTCTTGGAAAGTAGAGGAGAGCAGGATCTACTAAGTGGTTGGTAGAACTGCTAGAGTGGGTTGGATGTCAGGGTAACTGAGTGGGCATAGGATTTTCTGACTGTGTGTGATGGGCCTCTGGGAAGGAAAGTGGAGACTTCTTGGAAACTTCTTGGATGTTGAGTGGGACTTCTGAGCATAATACTGAACTTCCTAGCAAGTCAGTAGGACTTCCTGGATTAAATCAGGCAATTCCTGACTTCTGGTCAGTGTTCTCAAATGGGATTTGAGCTTTCTTGGTAAGGAAGAGAAAGCTCCTGAGTATTTTGTTGGGTGTGGCATGGAATTTCCTTGTTTGATTTTGAAACATGGAGCATTTTGAACTGATGTGAGTTTCCTAAGTATGTCTTAAGTTGTCACTTAAGCTCTGGGACTTCAAATAGGGTTGAGGTGTTTCTTTATAGGGTAGGTGACTTCCTGCATGGAAGAGGCAACTTCCTGTATTGGATGGCTGACTTCCTGAATGGAGAGTATAAGTGGGTGACTCTGAGAGTGAGACTTCCTGCGTTGGGTCAGTGACTTCCTGAGTGGAGGTGGGACTTTCTTTATGGAGTAAGAGACTTCCTGAAGGAAGACTCACTTCCTTCTTGGGGATAGGACTCATAGATAGGTGCACCCTTCCCAGTACCTGTTGAGATAAAAGGAGAAGACAGGCTTATCCAGTAGCCCCTGCTCTACCAGTACATCCATCGGGGGCCGAACTCCTTCCACAGATAGAATGGGAAAACCGAGGCCCAATATCCCATCAAAATGGGCAAAAGTGAAGACCAGGCCGGGCTCCCAGAGAGCCTCTCCGAAAATCACTGACGCACCCTTGATTCCACCAATCTAGGGGTAGATTGAGATGTGACCAGTTACTTTTTGGATGACAATAACCACATGTCCTGAGGGCTCCCAAACCAAGGCATGAATCCTAGGTCTGGGGACATCTGGATGAAAGCCCCAACTTCCTAGGAAACTTTGCCTCTTGAGAAGCCCCACCTCTTCACCCAGGAAGCTCCTCCCTCTGCTTGAGAAGCCCCACCTCTTCACCCAGGAAGCTCCTCCCCTGGTTGAGAAGCCCCACCTCTTCTCCCAGGAAGCTCCTCCCCCTGCTTGAGAAGCCCCACCTCTTCACCCAGGAAGCTCCTCTCCTGGTTGAGAAGCCCCACCTCTTCTCCCAGGAAGCTCCTCCCCCTGCTTGAGAAGCCCCACCTCTTCACTCAGGAAGCCCCTCCCCTTCCTTGTGATGCACCATCCCTTCACTCTGAAAGGCAGGCCCTCCACCCCACTTGAAAAGCCCAATCCATTGATTTGGGGAGCTCCTCCTCAAACCCCTCCCTAAGCCAGATGATCTTAGACCATGGGGTTCTCCTAGGCTGAAGACTTCTGTGAGTCAAAGGTCACTCACAGTCAGCTTGTCTTCACTCAGGATTCCATCTACTCGCCCAGTTCCATATTGAATGGCAAACTTGGTCCCGTTGGCCTGGAAGGAGCTGGAGGCTTTGGGATCAAATCGGTGGTGTAACCCTAGGTTAGAGGTCAGAAGGGTGTCACTGGGGGAGGGAATCTCCCCAATGCCTACTGCCCCTTTGACTTTCTGACCTGTGAGGGCATCATAAAAGAACAATTCCTCAAAATCCTCTGAGAAGCTGAGGTCCAGCCCCGCCTTCTCCCTTCACCCCCATTCAGCCTTGTTCTCCTGCATAGAAACTCACAGCAGGGTACACTGAAGAAGTGACATCTCCTGGACGGGACCCAGAGATTGGAGGACCCAGTGTCAAAGACGACAGTGAAGTTTTGTGGAGGCGTTCCCAGCCCAATTTTCCCAAAATACTGGACCTGATAGCAAAAGAGGAGAGTAAATGAGTTTGGTTCAAAGGCGCAGGGGTGAGGGCTGTGTGGGGCTGTGACTCACATCCCTGTAGTTCGAGAGAGGTACAAAGGTGAGCTTGTCCCCAGGGGATGGGGCCCCCAACTTGGGGACCTCTGCTGGTTCTCTCCATCCCCTCAGTAGGTTCAGGTTCCTGCGTTCAGGTTGGACTCGATGAAGAGGGATGCTGTAGGGAAAGACGATATTGACAGGAAGCTGTCCTTCTTGGAGATCCTCTGAATAGACTTACCCAAATAGGTAGGATATGATGACAAATTCAACATCTCCTAGGCACTACAATAGTAGTCAGTACCAGAAACCCTACAATAACAACCTGCAGAAAAAACTATCAAAGATGCCATGATGACAGATATCCCCAAATACTTTACAAGAGCAACGCATCCCAAACAGACCTTCCCAAAGACCTTTCCATGTTCAAATCCCTTAAAATAAGCCATTCCCAAAGAATTGACATTCTCAAAGGTTTCCCAAGACCCTAACAGAAAACCTAACCTTTGCAAAAGCCCTTGGGTGGTGGCCCCTGCATGCTTCAGTTCATGAGTTTAGGTACTATTTTCCCCACCCTTTGAGAGAAAAATGTAAGCGTCAAGTCTTAactgtcttgctgtgttgcccgtgctgatctcaaactcctggcctcagcctcccaaagtgctgggattacagaggagagccactatgccctgcccAGGTTCCCTTAAACTGTATTTGCAAAAGCAGGAGGCAAACAGGATTTGGCCCTTAAGCTGAGTGTTTGCAACCCTTGACTTAGAGGGCCAATTACAATTCAGATATCTTCGTTGCTAATTAAATAAGTCTAGCAGGGGGCCCAAGAATTTggatttctaacaagttcccaggtccTGATGATGCTGTTGATACAACATTTGGAGACTCACTTTTCTTTGCATTGACTTAGAAAATGGCCATGAGACATTAGGTTCAAAAAGCAGGTTAACAAGCACCACGTGCGGTAGTATCTTCGTTCCTGCTTTTAGTCACTTCTCGAAGCACTTGTCGCCTCACTCCCACCTTTCCCCCCACCCCGCATGAGTCAGTCTTTGAGACGCACAAGAATGTGAAGTGGGGAAAACTGTTCCTGGAAGTTacacccctccccctgccaggagTTCCAGGGGatgaggagaagaggagaaaaagggagagacTGGGGGAGGCATCAGAGGTAAGGTAGTGGGAAGACGTCTTGCATGGGGTCCTCAaaattggatttctttttcttttttaaaactttttgtttgaCACGGggtctccctctttcacccaggttggagttcagtagTGCAGTcaggcttactgcagccttgatttccggggctcaagtgattctcccacctcagcctctggagtagctgagactataggcacaaacaccacacttggctttttttttttttttttttttttttttttgagacaaggtgtcaccCAGTTGCCCCGCCCAGAGTACAGTAGCAGGATCatgcaagatcatagctcactgcccccttaaactcctgggctcaagcaatcctccttcctcagcctcctgagtagctgggaccatgggcgtgcaccaccacactgaactaatttttgtatttttagtagagatggagtctggtcatgttgcccaggctggtctcaaaactgtTGGCCTTAAACGGTCTTCCTACCTttgcctttcaaagtgctgggttacaggtgtgagccacgtcTCTGGCCAAAAACTTCTGGCCAATTACTTCTTCAGGCCAAACAGTTTGATGGGCGTGATGTGGGGGAgtctcagtttaaatgtcacATATCTGGGGCTCTGAGATGGGAGGAGTGTGTCACAGGTCTGGAAACCGTAATATCTAATCATCAGAGCTTATAGTGGGGTCTGCAGAGACCTCTCAAAAACATGTcctagtgaaaccccgtctctactaaaaatacaaaaaactagcagggcgtggtggtgggcgcctgtagtcccagctacttgggaggctgaggcgggagaatggcgtgaacccgggaggcggagcttgcagtgagccgagatcacgccactgcactccagcctgggcaacagagcgagactccgtctcaaaaaaaaaaaaatgtcctagccaggcgcagtggctcacgcctgtaatcccagcactttaggaggctgaggcaggcaggtcatcaggtcaggagttcaagaccagcctggccaacatggtgaagccccgcctctactaaaaatacaaaaaattagccgggcgtggtggcagatgcctgtagtcccatc comes from Macaca fascicularis isolate 582-1 chromosome 19, T2T-MFA8v1.1 and encodes:
- the LOC102123120 gene encoding napsin-A isoform X3, with the translated sequence MSPLPLLLPLLLLLLPLLNMEPARATLIRIPLHRVQPERRNLNLLRGWREPAEVPKLGAPSPGDKLTFVPLSNYRDVQYFGKIGLGTPPQNFTVVFDTGSSNLWVPSRRCHFFSVPCWLHHRFDPKASSSFQANGTKFAIQYGTGRVDGILSEDKLTIGGIKGASVIFGEALWEPGLVFTFAHFDGILGLGFPILSVEGVRPPMDVLVEQGLLDKPVFSFYLNRDPEEPDGGELVLGGSDPAHYIPPLTFVPVTVPAYWQIHMERVKVGPGLTLCVRGCAAILDTGTSLITGPTEEIRALHAAIGGYPLLAGEYIILCSEIPKLPAVSFLLGGVWFNLTAQDYVIQTTRNGVRLCLSGFQALDVPPPAGPFWILGDVFLGTYVAVFDRGDTKSGARVGLARARTRRAALGLGETAQAQFPG
- the LOC102123120 gene encoding napsin-A isoform X4 — encoded protein: MSPLPLLLPLLLLLLPLLNMEPARATLIRIPLHRVQPERRNLNLLRGWREPAEVPKLGAPSPGDKLTFVPLSNYRDVQYFGKIGLGTPPQNFTVVFDTGSSNLWVPSRRCHFFSVPCWLHHRFDPKASSSFQANGTKFAIQYGTGRVDGILSEDKLTIGGIKGASVIFGEALWEPGLVFTFAHFDGILGLGFPILSVEGVRPPMDVLVEQGLLDKPVFSFYLNRDPEEPDGGELVLGGSDPAHYIPPLTFVPVTVPAYWQIHMERVKVGPGLTLCVRGCAAILDTGTSLITGPTEEIRALHAAIGGYPLLAGEYIILCSEIPKLPAVSFLLGGVWFNLTAQDYVIQALDVPPPAGPFWILGDVFLGTYVAVFDRGDTKSGARVGLARARTRRAALGLGETAQAQFPG
- the LOC102123120 gene encoding napsin-A isoform X2, which gives rise to MSPLPLLLPLLLLLLPLLNMEPARATLIRIPLHRVQPERRNLNLLRGWREPAEVPKLGAPSPGDKLTFVPLSNYRDVQYFGKIGLGTPPQNFTVVFDTGSSNLWVPSRRCHFFSVPCWLHHRFDPKASSSFQANGTKFAIQYGTGRVDGILSEDKLTIGGIKGASVIFGEALWEPGLVFTFAHFDGILGLGFPILSVEGVRPPMDVLVEQGLLDKPVFSFYLNRDPEEPDGGELVLGGSDPAHYIPPLTFVPVTVPAYWQIHMERVKVGPGLTLCVRGCAAILDTGTSLITGPTEEIRALHAAIGGYPLLAGEVLNTEITPSHWRATEGIEQSRNLSSSLVPLLLQYIILCSEIPKLPAVSFLLGGVWFNLTAQDYVIQALDVPPPAGPFWILGDVFLGTYVAVFDRGDTKSGARVGLARARTRRAALGLGETAQAQFPG
- the LOC102123120 gene encoding napsin-A isoform X1, which encodes MSPLPLLLPLLLLLLPLLNMEPARATLIRIPLHRVQPERRNLNLLRGWREPAEVPKLGAPSPGDKLTFVPLSNYRDVQYFGKIGLGTPPQNFTVVFDTGSSNLWVPSRRCHFFSVPCWLHHRFDPKASSSFQANGTKFAIQYGTGRVDGILSEDKLTIGGIKGASVIFGEALWEPGLVFTFAHFDGILGLGFPILSVEGVRPPMDVLVEQGLLDKPVFSFYLNRDPEEPDGGELVLGGSDPAHYIPPLTFVPVTVPAYWQIHMERVKVGPGLTLCVRGCAAILDTGTSLITGPTEEIRALHAAIGGYPLLAGEVLNTEITPSHWRATEGIEQSRNLSSSLVPLLLQYIILCSEIPKLPAVSFLLGGVWFNLTAQDYVIQTTRNGVRLCLSGFQALDVPPPAGPFWILGDVFLGTYVAVFDRGDTKSGARVGLARARTRRAALGLGETAQAQFPG